In Notolabrus celidotus isolate fNotCel1 chromosome 22, fNotCel1.pri, whole genome shotgun sequence, one genomic interval encodes:
- the ldah gene encoding lipid droplet-associated hydrolase: MDQTVTERRDEPQTDFIYCCGAVTEVLKFGSCNLNSGNKVLFLIIPGNPGVVGFYKTFMQTIHSMFGHQHPVWAVSHAGHCAPPDSMHMSEESSSAAEGDVFGLDGQIEHKLAFLRKHVPRETRLVLIGHSIGCYIILEMMKRDPELKVIKAVMLFPTIERMAQTPQGKVMTPVLCQMRYIAYLPVFLLSLLPEGLKTRLIKLVFSGIRSLDQTVIQPTVGLLSGGCAANAMYMGGQEMRKVLERDNITIRSNLEKLIFYYGATDHWCPVQYYHDIKQDFPRGDFRLCENGFRHAFVLDTGREVASMVVEWIRGDLRT; encoded by the exons ATGGACCAAACTGTGACAGAGCGGCGGGATGAACCGCAGACAGACTTTATCTACTGCTGTGGAGCCGTCACCGAGGTCCTGAAGTTTGGCTCCTGCAACTTAAACTCAGGAAACAAAGTTCTTTTTCTAATCATTCCAG GTAACCCAGGTGTAGTTGGCTTCTACAAAACCTTCATGCAAACAATTCACAGCATGTTTGGACACCAGCACCCAGTGTGGGCTGTCAGCCACGCCGGACACTGTGCACCACCAGACTCCATGCACATGTCAGAAG AGAGCTCCTCAGCAGCGGAGGGAGACGTCTTTGGTCTCGACGGGCAGATCGAACACAAGTTGGCTTTTCTAAGGAAACATGTTCCAAGAGAAACCCGTCTGGTGCTCATTGGACACTCCATCGGCTGCTACATCATTctggagatgatgaagagggATCCTGAACTCAAG gtTATAAAAGCTGTCATGCTGTTTCCCACCATCGAGCGCATGGCTCAGACTCCTCAGGGAAAGGTCATGACCCCTGTGCTCTGTCAGATGCGATACATTGCCTACCTGCCTgtcttcctgctctctctgctgcctgAAGGACTCAAAACTCGTCTGATCAAACTGGTGTTCAGTGGGATCAGATCTTTAGACCAAACTGTAATCCAGCCGACTGTCGGGCTGCTCAGTGGAGGCTGTGCAG CCAATGCTATGTACATGGGCGGCCAAGAAATGAGGAAAGTTCTGGAAAGAGACAACATAACCATCAGGAGCAATCTAGAAAAG CTGATATTTTATTACGGAGCCACAGACCACTGGTGCCCTGTTCAGTATTATCACGACATCAAACAGGACTTCCCACGCGGAGATTTCAGACTGTGTGAAAATGGGTTCAGACACGCCTTCGTCCTGGACACGGGGAGAGAAGTCGCCTCCATGGTTGTTGAATGGATCCGAGGAGATTTAAGGACATGA
- the alkbh1 gene encoding nucleic acid dioxygenase ALKBH1, whose amino-acid sequence MAKMAAAMVESGEDAFRKLFKFYKRRNPPPDFSDVIDFSRSLPSDKILPAALDPSAVSDEEAARVGLQPVRDWRAFGLQGYPGFLFISNPFLLGTHPFWITQCLKTYPQKPNVCNLDMHMSPSETQDIWGQSAHGLSTPAGKREPRTLLERLRWVTLGYHYNWDTKTYSADHHTAFPADLHSLSSRVTAACGFPGFNAEAGILNYYRSDSSLGIHVDESELDHSRPLLSFSFGQSSIFLLGGTRRQDPPTAMYMHSGDMMLMSGQSRLLYHAVPRILPAPEGHTASHMDPCSSVSPQQDGSVVESVSEEDWKVCTRYLQSSRVNVTVRQVLGPGQSFPETPSPLQRTDAGQTAGYHEEHGEEESGKRKRRGSCDSADAET is encoded by the exons ATGGCCAAGATGGCGGCCGCCATGGTGGAGAGTGGAGAAGATGCATTTAGAAAACTATTTAAGTTCTACAAGAGAAGAAACCCTCCTCCAGACTTTAGTGATGTCATCGATTTCTCCCGAAGTTTACCGAGTGACAAG ATCCTTCCTGCTGCTCTGGACCCCTCTGCAGTGAGTGATGAGGAGGCTGCCCGGGTCGGACTGCAGCCTGTCAGGGACTGGAGGGCCTTCGGTCTGCAGGGTTACCCAG GGTTCCTCTTCATCTCAAACCCCTTCCTACTGGGAACTCATCCTTTCTGGATCACACAGTGTCTAAAGACATATCCTCAGAAGCCCAATGTCTGCAACCTGGACATGCACATGTCTCCGTCTGAAACTCAGGACATCTGGGGACAGAGTGCGCACGGCCTCAG TACTCCTGCTGGAAAGAGAGAACCAAGAACTCTTCTGGAGAGGCTGCGCTGGGTCACTCTGGGCTACCATTACAACTGGGACACAAAG ACGTACTCTGCAGACCATCACACTGCGTTCCCAGCTGATCTCCACTCGCTGTCCAGCAGGGTTACAGCAGCCTGTGGGTTCCCAGGGTTCAACGCAGAGGCTGGGATCCTCAACTACTACAGATCGGATTCATCTCTGGGGATCCACGTGGACGAGTCGGAGCTGGATCACAGCCGGCCGCTGCTCTCTTTCAG CTTTGGTCAGTCCTCCATCTTCCTCCTGGGGGGAACTCGCAGACAGGACCCTCCTACAGCCATGTACATGCACAGCGGGGACATGATGTTGATGTCTGGACAGAGCCGCCTCCTGTACCACGCTGTCCCACGCATCCTACCTGCACctgaaggacacacagcgtcacATATGGATCCTTGCAGCTCAGTTTCCCCCCAGCAGGACGGCTCTGTGGTGGAGTCTGTGTCAGAGGAGGACTGGAAGGTCTGCACCAGGTACCTGCAGAGCTCCAGGGTGAATGTGACTGTCAGACAGGTGCTGGGGCCGGGGCAGAGCTTCCCAGAaaccccctctcctctccaaaGGACTGATGCAGGACAGACGGCCGGGTACCACGAAGAACACGGTGAGGAGGAGAgcgggaagaggaagaggagaggtagCTGTGACTCTGCTGATGCTGAGACTTGA
- the slirp gene encoding SRA stem-loop-interacting RNA-binding protein, mitochondrial, translating to MAASTRKVFEVFVSKVPWTVANKEMKEYFGQFGLVKKCLLPFDKETGFHRGFCWIGFSSEEGLNNALQKDPHVLEGAKLQVQRNRRPFTDTKTNKESELE from the exons ATGGCGGCGTCTACGAGGAAAGTGTTCGAGGTCTTCGTGTCTAAAGTCCCATGGACAGTAGCCAACA aggagatgaaggagTACTTTGGACAGTTTGGTCTGGTGAAAAAGTGTCTGCTTCCATTT GACAAGGAAACAGGCTTCCACAGAGGTTTCTGCTGGATTGGCTTCTCATCAGAGGAAGGATTAAATAACGCGCTGCAGAAAGACCCGCATGTGCTGGAGGGAGCCAAG ctccAGGTCCAGAGGAACAGACGTCCGTTTACAGACAcgaagacaaacaaagaaagtgaACTTGAGTGA